One Callithrix jacchus isolate 240 chromosome 4, calJac240_pri, whole genome shotgun sequence genomic window, ACCGTTTTCCTAGAAGGCCTAACTGCTCAGGCGTGCACGGGAGGGGGCGGGCGGCCCGGGAGAAACCGAGTCCCCGCCAGGCCCCCACCGTGTGGCCGACCGAAATCACTCCAGTCCAGCTGCAAAAAGCTTCCCGAAAACCCAGGCTTCTCCCGCACAACTTCGGTCTCTCCAGTCTCGTTCGCCCCACGCACTCCGCCAAACCGCACGCCCTGCCCGGCGCCGCGGATGCTAGCGCTCCCCGCCCCGGGCGGCTACCTGTCCCACGGGCCGGGGACCCCAGCCTCACCTCACGCGAAGGGCGGCGCGCGGGCGCCCGCGGAAGAGCCCAGGGAGCATGGCCCCATGCAGTCCCTCCCGGAACTTTCCGGACATAGCACTTCTCTCCTCCGCTGCAGAGAACCACGCTTCCAGGCGGAGGAGGAAGGAGGGCGACGATGAggaggtggcggcggcggcggcgataGAAGCGGCGGTGGCGGGAGCTGGAGCTGAAAGTGAGAAGCATCGCGGCCGAGCGCCGCCGCCTCGCGAGCCGCAGAGGGGTTCCCGCCCCCAGGGTAACCAACGCTCCCTCTTAAAGGCGCCGGCCTCCGTTTTAGACCTGGACg contains:
- the LOC144582183 gene encoding uncharacterized protein LOC144582183, with translation MAPCSPSRNFPDIALLSSAAENHASRRRRKEGDDEEVAAAAAIEAAVAGAGAESEKHRGRAPPPREPQRGSRPQGNQRSLLKAPASVLDLDVRGGERRERGRRGKTYISSLNI